In the Solanum pennellii chromosome 5, SPENNV200 genome, one interval contains:
- the LOC107020404 gene encoding ABC transporter G family member 32, which translates to MWGSAENLSVRSTSFREDRDDEEEALRWAALERLPTYTRVRRGIFRNIVGESWEVNVDNLQHDERKVVLDRLFKSADDNWDNLFNRIRLRFDRVDLEFPKIEVRFQHLAVEAYVQLGSRALPTISNFVFNMTEAFLRYLRIYSGKRTTLTILDDISGIIRPSRLTLLLGPPSSGKTTLLLALAGRLKSDLQMSGDITYNGHGLKEFVPQRTSAYVTQQDWHIAEMTVRETLDFSAHCQGVGSKYDMLLELSRREKMAGIKPDEDLDIFIKALALEGNDAGLVVEYILKILGLDNCADTLVGDEMLKGISGGQKKRLTTGELLVGPSRVLFMDEISTGLDSSTTYKIIKYLRHSTHALDGTTVISLLQPAPETYDLFDDIILLSEGQIVYQGPHEDVLNFFEYMGFHCPERKNVADFLQEVVSMKDQEQYWAVSHRPYHYIPVTKFAEAFRSYRTGKNLSEELNIPFDKRYNHPAALSTSKYGAKKTQLLKTGFDWQLLLMKRNSFIYIFKFFQLFLVSLITMSVFFRTTLHHNTIDDGGLYLGQLYFSMVIILFNGFTEVSMLIVKLPVIYKHRDLHFYPCWVYTLPSWVLSVPTSLVESGLWVAVTYYVVGFDPSVARFFKQFLLFFFLHQMSLALFRLMGALGRNMIVANTFGSFAMLIVMALGGYIISRDRIPSWWIWGFWISPLMYAQDAASVNEFLGHAWDKRENKNSDLRLGEALLKSRSLFPQSCWYWIGVGALLGYTILFNMLFTFFLAYLDPLVKHQAVVSKEDLQDRGRTKKDEPAVIQLQEYLKHSGSLTRQSFKNRGLVLPFQPLSMTFKDVNYYVDIPLELKQQGMAEERLQLLVNITGAFRPGVLTALVGVSGAGKTTLMDVLAGRKTGGTIEGSIHISGYPKKQETFARISGYCEQNDIHSPCLTILESLLFSAWLRLPSKVDVETQKAFVDEVMELVELSPLRGALVGLPGVDGLSTEQRKRLTIAVELVANPSIVFMDEPTSGLDARAAAIVMRTVRNIVNTGRTIVCTIHQPSIDIFESFDELLFMKRGGELIYAGPLGPKSCKLIEYFEAIEGVPRIRPGYNPATWMLEVTSSVEETRLGVDFAEIYQRSNLFQYNQVLVERLSRSSGDSKDLNFPAKYCQSYFSQFLACLWKQNLSYWRNPQYTAVRFFYTLIISLMLGTICWRFGSKRDSQQDLFNAMGSMYVAVLFVGVTNGTAVQPVISVERFVSYRERAAGMYSALPFAFAQVAIEFPYVFSQAIIYSIIFYSMAAFEWTASKFLWYLLFMYFTMLYFTFYGMMTTAITPNHNVAAVVSAPFYMIWNLFSGFMIPHKRIPIWWRWYYWANPVAWTLYGLVASQYGDDVRLVKLSDGIQSLPANLLVKNVFGYRHDFIGVAGFMVVSFSLLFAVIFAYAIKSFNFQKR; encoded by the exons ATGTGGGGTTCCGCTGAGAATCTGTCGGTGCGATCAACCTCATTCCGGGAGGATCGTGATGATGAGGAGGAGGCGTTACGGTGGGCTGCGTTGGAACGGTTACCTACCTACACTCGTGTACGTAGAGGAATTTTCAGGAATATTGTTGGTGAATCATGGGAGGTCAATGTTGATAATCTTCAACATGATGAACGGAAAGTTGTGTTGGATCGTTTGTTCAAATCTGCTGATGATAATTGGGATAACTTGTTTAATCGCATTAGGCTTCGTTTCGATAG AGTTGATTTGGAATTCCCAAAAATTGAAGTAAGATTTCAGCATTTAGCTGTTGAAGCTTATGTGCAACTTGGCAGTCGAGCACTCCCAACTATTTCTAATTTTGTCTTCAACATGACTGAG GCTTTCTTAAGGTATCTAAGAATATATTCTGGCAAGAGAACAACGCTCACAATTTTAGATGATATTAGTGGGATAATCCGACCTTCTAG ATTAACGCTTTTATTAGGTCCTCCTAGCTCTGGAAAAACCACATTGTTATTGGCACTTGCTGGACGCCTCAAATCTGACTTGCAG ATGTCAGGGGATATTACTTACAATGGACATGGTTTGAAAGAGTTTGTTCCTCAAAGGACATCCGCTTATGTCACTCAACAGGATTGGCATATCGCAGAGATGACTGTCAGGGAAACACTCGACTTCTCAGCACATTGTCAGGGTGTTGGATCCAAATATG ATATGCTTTTGGAGctttcaagaagagaaaagatggCAGGAATAAAACCTGATGAAGATCTTGACATATTCATCAAA GCGTTAGCTTTGGAGGGGAATGATGCTGGACTTGTTGTTGAGTACATACTAAAG ATTCTAGGTTTAGACAATTGTGCGGACACCTTGGTCGGGGATGAAATGCTCAAGGGGATCTCTGGAGGCCAGAAAAAACGGCTCACCACTG GTGAGTTGTTGGTGGGTCCATCAAGAGTGCTCTTCATGGATGAAATCTCAACAGGGCTTGATAGTTCCACaacatacaaaattattaaatatcttAGACATTCAACGCATGCACTCGATGGAACTACTGttatttctcttcttcaacCTGCTCCAGAGACGTATGATCTATTCGATGACATTATTCTTTTGTCTGAAGGCCAGATTGTGTATCAAGGACCTCATGAAGATGTCCTTAACTTTTTTGAATATATGGGATTTCATTGTCCCGAGAGGAAGAATGTCGCAGACTTCCTTCAGGAA GTTGTCTCTATGAAGGACCAAGAACAGTACTGGGCTGTTTCTCATCGCCCGTACCATTACATACCAGTGACCAAGTTTGCTGAAGCTTTTCGATCATACCGCACTGGGAAGAATTTATCTGAAGAGCTAAATATTCCTTTCGATAAACGCTACAATCATCCTGCAGCCTTGTCCACTTCTAAATATGGAGCGAAAAAAACGCAACTTCTTAAAACTGGCTTTGACTGGCAACTTCTGCTCATGAAAAGGAATtcgtttatttatattttcaaattttttcag CTCTTCTTGGTTTCTTTGATCACCATGAGTGTTTTCTTCCGCACAACTCTGCATCACAATACAATTGATGATGGAGGCCTATATCTTGGGCAACTGTATTTTTCCATGGTTATTATTCTGTTCAATGGTTTCACGGAGGTCTCCATGCTTATTGTCAAGCTTCCGGTCATTTACAAGCATAGAGACTTGCATTTCTATCCATGCTGGGTCTACACACTTCCTTCTTGGGTATTGAGCGTTCCAACTTCCCTGGTAGAATCTGGTTTATGGGTAGCAGTGACATATTATGTTGTTGGATTCGATCCAAGTGTTGCACG ATTCTTTAAACAATTTTTGCTATTCTTTTTTCTGCATCAAATGTCTCTTGCACTTTTTCGTCTAATGGGAGCCTTGGGTCGCAATATGATTGTTGCAAACACTTTTGGATCTTTTGCTATGTTGATTGTCATGGCTCTTGGGGGATATATTATTTCAAGAG ATAGAATACCAAGTTGGTGGATCTGGGGCTTTTGGATTTCTCCCCTGATGTATGCTCAAGATGCAGCTTCGGTTAATGAATTTCTTGGGCATGCATGGGACAAG AGAGAAAACAAGAACTCTGATTTGCGACTAGGTGAAGCTTTATTGAAGTCACGCAGTTTATTCCCCCAGAGCTGTTGGTACTGGATTGGTGTCGGTGCTTTGCTTGGATATACGATTCTATTCAACATGTTATTCACATTCTTCCTGGCCTACCTCGACC CTCTTGTCAAGCATCAAGCTGTGGTTTCTAAGGAAGATCTTCAAGATAGAGGCAGGACTAAGAAAGACGAACCTGCTGTCATTCAGCTACAAGAGTATTTAAAGCATTCTGGCTCGCTGACTA GACAAAGTTTCAAGAATAGAGGCCTCGTTCTACCTTTTCAGCCACTTTCCATGACTTTCAAGGATGTCAACTACTATGTCGATATACCTCTG GAACTGAAACAACAAGGCATGGCAGAAGAGCGGTTGCAGTTGTTGGTTAACATCACTGGAGCATTCAGGCCTGGGGTTCTCACTGCACTGGTGGGAGTTAGTGGTGCTGGAAAAACCACCCTCATGGATGTATTAGCCGGAAGAAAAACTGGTGGTACTATAGAAGGGAGCATCCACATATCGGGTTACCCAAAGAAGCAAGAAACGTTTGCTAGAATATCTGGCTACTGTGAGCAAAATGACATCCACTCACCTTGCTTGACCATTCTTGAATCACTACTGTTTTCTGCTTGGCTACGTTTGCCATCAAAGGTTGACGTAGAGACACAAAAG GCATTTGTTGACGAGGTAATGGAGCTTGTGGAGCTGAGTCCACTAAGAGGAGCTTTGGTTGGTTTGCCTGGAGTTGATGGACTGTCAACAGAACAAAGGAAACGGCTAACAATTGCTGTTGAACTAGTAGCTAACCCTTCTATAGTGTTCATGGATGAACCTACATCTGGATTGGATGCAAGAGCTGCAGCTATTGTAATGAGGACTGTACGTAACATTGTGAACACCGGCCGAACAATTGTTTGCACTATCCACCAGCCCAGCATTGACATTTTTGAATCATTTGATGAG CTTTTGTTTATGAAGCGCGGAGGAGAGCTCATTTATGCAGGACCTCTTGGTCCTAAATCTTGCAAGTTAATAGAGTATTTTGAG GCAATTGAAGGAGTACCCAGAATAAGACCTGGATATAATCCAGCTACATGGATGTTGGAGGTTACTTCGTCAGTAGAAGAAACTCGACTTGGTGTTGATTTTGCAGAAATTTACCAAAGATCAAACCTTTTTCA ATATAATCAAGTTTTGGTTGAAAGGCTAAGCAGGTCAAGTGGCGATTCAAAAGATTTGAATTTCCCTGCTAAGTATTGTCAGTCCTATTTCAGTCAGTTCCTAGCTTGCCTTTGGAAGCAAAATCTCTCATATTGGCGCAATCCACAATATACTGCTGTTCGCTTCTTCTATACGCTCATCATATCTTTGATGCTTGGGACAATTTGTTGGAGATTCGGATCAAAAAG GGATTCACAGCAGGATTTATTCAATGCAATGGGATCCATGTATGTTGCAGTGTTGTTCGTTGGAGTTACAAATGGCACTGCTGTCCAACCAGTTATTTCCGTTGAAAGATTTGTCTCATACCGAGAGAGAGCTGCAGGGATGTACTCAGCTTTACCATTTGCATTTGCTCAG GTTGCTATTGAGTTTCCGTATGTGTTTTCACAAGCAATAATCTACAGCATTATATTCTATTCAATGGCAGCTTTTGAATGGACTGCATCGAAATTTTTATGGTACCTGTTGTTTATGTACTTCACTATGTTGTACTTCACCTTTTACGGTATGATGACTACTGCAATCACACCCAATCACAACGTGGCTGCCGTTGTTTCTGCTCCTTTTTACATGATTTGGAACCTTTTCAGTGGTTTCATGATACCTCATAAG AGGATCCCAATATGGTGGAGATGGTATTACTGGGCAAACCCTGTAGCTTGGACTTTATACGGGCTTGTCGCGTCCCAGTATGGTGATGATGTAAGACTGGTGAAACTATCCGATGGAATTCAGTCACTTCCAGCAAACCTTTTGGTGAAGAATGTATTTGGGTACAGGCATGATTTCATTGGGGTTGCTGGTTTTATGGTTGTTAGCTTTAGCCTGCTGTTTGCAGTGATTTTTGCATATGcaataaaatcattcaatttcCAGAAGAGGTAA